The following are encoded together in the Rhizobium tumorigenes genome:
- the pyrH gene encoding UMP kinase, whose protein sequence is MSEPIYKRVLLKASGEALMGTQGFGIDVEVADRIASDIAEACHMGVEVGVVVGGGNIFRGVAVASKGGDRVTGDHMGMLGTVINALALATSLRKLGIDTVVLSAIAMPEICESFSQRATLYHLSLGRVVIFAGGTGNPFFTTDSAAALRAAEMGAQAIFKGTQVDGIYSADPKKVPDATRFEHLTHSQVLEKGLAVMDVAAVALARENSIPIIVFSIHEKGGFAQILTGGGYKTVVSDN, encoded by the coding sequence ATGTCCGAGCCGATTTACAAGCGCGTCTTGCTGAAGGCGTCTGGTGAAGCTCTGATGGGGACCCAGGGCTTTGGCATCGATGTCGAAGTTGCCGACCGGATTGCCTCAGACATTGCCGAAGCCTGCCACATGGGCGTCGAAGTCGGCGTGGTTGTCGGCGGCGGAAACATCTTTCGCGGCGTAGCCGTGGCTTCCAAAGGCGGAGACCGCGTCACCGGCGATCACATGGGTATGCTGGGAACCGTCATCAACGCGCTGGCGCTGGCGACTTCCTTGCGCAAGCTCGGAATCGACACCGTGGTGCTGTCAGCCATCGCCATGCCTGAAATCTGCGAGAGCTTTTCGCAACGCGCCACGCTCTATCATCTGTCGCTCGGCCGCGTCGTGATTTTTGCCGGCGGCACCGGCAATCCCTTCTTCACCACCGATTCGGCTGCTGCCTTGCGCGCGGCGGAAATGGGCGCCCAGGCCATCTTCAAGGGGACGCAGGTCGACGGCATCTATTCGGCCGATCCAAAGAAGGTGCCGGACGCGACGCGCTTCGAACATCTGACCCACAGCCAGGTGCTGGAAAAGGGGCTGGCCGTGATGGACGTCGCCGCCGTCGCACTGGCGCGCGAAAATTCCATCCCGATCATCGTATTCTCTATCCATGAAAAGGGCGGCTTTGCCCAGATCCTGACCGGCGGCGGCTACAAGACCGTCGTATCCGACAACTGA
- the rseP gene encoding RIP metalloprotease RseP yields MGSIMSIVSFLVGYIVPFVLVLSLLVFVHEMGHYLVGRWSGIRILAFSVGFGPEIAGYTDSHGTRWKLSAIPLGGYVKFFGDQDASSKPDIDAVYAMSDAERAQSFVGAALWKRAATVAAGPIANFILAIAIFSVLFAIYGRQVADPVVAEVKPDSAAAQAGIEPGDLLVAIDGDKVTTFDDVRRYVSIRPGRNIVVTVERRGEKRDFPMVPLSTVMTDQFGNKMEVGIIGIVTNQEMGHFRQETFTPLGAVAEGVRQTGHIVTGTFEYIGNLLGGYMKADQLGGPIRVAQASGQMASLGIAAVLQLAAVLSVSIGLLNLMPVPVLDGGHLMFYAIEAVRGKPLGAGAQDVAFRIGLFMVLSLMVFATWNDISALIG; encoded by the coding sequence ATGGGCAGCATAATGAGCATCGTCAGCTTCCTGGTAGGCTACATCGTGCCCTTCGTGCTGGTGCTATCGCTGCTGGTGTTCGTCCATGAGATGGGCCACTACCTCGTCGGCCGATGGTCCGGTATCCGCATCCTGGCCTTCTCCGTCGGGTTCGGCCCGGAGATTGCCGGCTACACGGATAGCCATGGCACCCGTTGGAAACTTTCGGCCATCCCGCTCGGCGGCTATGTGAAATTCTTCGGCGACCAGGACGCCTCCAGCAAGCCGGACATCGATGCGGTCTATGCCATGAGCGACGCCGAACGTGCCCAGTCCTTCGTCGGCGCCGCGCTCTGGAAGCGCGCCGCTACGGTGGCAGCGGGTCCGATTGCCAATTTTATCCTGGCGATAGCCATCTTCTCCGTGCTGTTTGCCATCTACGGCCGCCAGGTTGCCGACCCTGTGGTAGCGGAGGTCAAGCCGGACAGCGCGGCCGCCCAGGCGGGGATCGAGCCAGGCGACCTCCTTGTGGCAATTGACGGCGACAAGGTGACGACGTTCGACGACGTTCGCCGCTATGTCAGCATCCGCCCTGGCCGCAACATTGTCGTGACCGTCGAACGGCGCGGCGAAAAGCGCGATTTCCCGATGGTTCCGCTTTCGACCGTCATGACCGACCAGTTCGGCAACAAGATGGAAGTCGGCATCATCGGCATCGTTACCAACCAGGAGATGGGTCATTTCCGCCAGGAAACCTTCACGCCGCTTGGCGCGGTGGCCGAAGGCGTCAGGCAGACGGGCCATATCGTCACCGGGACATTCGAATATATCGGCAATCTTCTCGGCGGATATATGAAGGCGGATCAGCTCGGCGGACCCATCCGTGTCGCCCAGGCCTCCGGCCAGATGGCGTCGCTGGGTATTGCAGCCGTGCTACAGTTGGCAGCCGTTCTGTCGGTTTCCATTGGGTTGTTGAACCTAATGCCTGTGCCGGTACTTGATGGCGGCCACCTGATGTTCTATGCGATTGAGGCGGTAAGGGGAAAACCGCTTGGGGCCGGCGCGCAGGATGTCGCTTTCCGCATCGGTTTGTTCATGGTGTTGTCGTTGATGGTTTTCGCAACCTGGAACGATATCAGCGCCCTGATCGGATGA
- a CDS encoding RidA family protein: protein MSDEINARLTQLGITLPQAAAPAANYVPYVISGNMLTISGQLPMENGKVAVTGHLGRNVDVATGQRAAELCAINILSQASAALGGDLGRIKRLIKLNGFVASVPEFGEQHLVINGASNLLATVLGEAGKHARAAVGMAALPFNAAVEIDAIMEIGE from the coding sequence ATGTCCGACGAGATCAATGCCCGCCTGACCCAGTTGGGCATAACCCTGCCCCAGGCGGCAGCGCCAGCCGCCAACTATGTTCCCTACGTCATCAGCGGCAACATGCTTACGATATCGGGCCAGTTGCCGATGGAAAACGGCAAGGTCGCCGTCACCGGTCATCTCGGCCGAAACGTCGATGTAGCCACCGGTCAGCGAGCAGCGGAGCTTTGCGCCATCAACATCCTGTCGCAGGCGAGTGCTGCCCTCGGCGGTGATCTCGGCCGTATCAAGCGGCTGATCAAGCTCAACGGCTTCGTCGCCTCGGTGCCTGAGTTCGGCGAGCAGCACCTGGTCATCAATGGTGCCTCCAACCTGCTGGCAACCGTGCTCGGCGAGGCCGGAAAGCATGCCCGAGCAGCCGTCGGAATGGCTGCGTTACCGTTCAACGCTGCCGTCGAGATCGATGCCATCATGGAAATCGGCGAATGA
- a CDS encoding GNAT family N-acetyltransferase, whose product MTDELIFRAEQSFKSISPEGWSRLAGASRSGSILPYNPFVSHAYLSSLEESGSATERTGWLGHHLLLEKSDGTLLGAVAGYLKNHSQGEYVFDQGWADAFERAGGSYYPKLQCAVPFTPATGPRLLVAEGQDRDMLQPALAEGLKEVTRQIGISSAHITFLPKAEVDLFETDGYLHRTDQQFHFINDGYANHDAFLETLASRKRKGLKKERRAALEGGITIDWLTGKDLTEDIWDQFFTFYMDTGSRKWGRPYLTRKFYSLIGERMADDILLIMAKRDGRYVAGAINFIGGDALYGRHWGCIEDHPFLHFEVCYHQAIDFALAKGLQRVEAGAQGEHKLARGYLPVTTHSAHFIAHPGLRRAVGDYLERERQEVEHMGEILAEHSPFRKGERQDN is encoded by the coding sequence ATGACAGATGAACTCATCTTTCGCGCCGAACAATCTTTCAAATCCATCTCTCCGGAGGGCTGGTCCCGGCTTGCCGGGGCCTCGCGGTCCGGCAGCATCCTGCCCTACAATCCCTTCGTGTCGCATGCCTATCTCTCGTCACTGGAGGAATCCGGATCGGCGACCGAGAGGACAGGCTGGCTCGGGCACCATCTTTTGCTGGAAAAATCCGATGGCACCTTGCTCGGCGCCGTCGCCGGATATCTGAAAAACCACAGCCAGGGCGAATACGTCTTCGACCAGGGCTGGGCCGATGCTTTCGAGCGGGCCGGCGGTTCCTATTATCCCAAGCTGCAATGCGCAGTGCCCTTTACACCAGCAACCGGGCCACGGTTGCTGGTGGCCGAAGGCCAGGATCGGGACATGCTGCAGCCGGCACTGGCCGAAGGGCTCAAGGAAGTCACGCGGCAGATCGGCATTTCGTCGGCACACATCACCTTCCTGCCGAAAGCCGAGGTGGACCTGTTCGAGACGGATGGCTACCTACACCGTACCGACCAGCAGTTTCACTTCATCAACGATGGCTATGCCAACCACGACGCTTTTCTCGAAACGCTCGCCTCACGTAAGCGCAAGGGCCTGAAGAAGGAGCGACGGGCAGCACTCGAAGGCGGCATCACCATCGACTGGCTGACCGGCAAGGACCTCACCGAGGATATCTGGGATCAGTTCTTTACCTTCTACATGGACACCGGCAGCCGCAAATGGGGCCGACCCTACCTCACCCGTAAATTCTACTCGCTGATCGGCGAACGGATGGCCGACGACATCCTGCTGATCATGGCCAAGCGCGACGGCCGCTATGTTGCAGGCGCCATCAATTTCATCGGCGGCGATGCGCTCTACGGCCGCCATTGGGGCTGCATCGAGGATCACCCCTTCCTGCATTTCGAGGTCTGCTACCACCAGGCCATCGATTTCGCGCTTGCCAAGGGGCTGCAGCGGGTCGAAGCGGGAGCACAGGGAGAGCACAAGCTGGCGCGCGGCTACCTGCCCGTCACCACCCATTCGGCGCACTTCATCGCCCATCCCGGTCTGCGTCGGGCCGTCGGCGACTATCTCGAGCGCGAGCGGCAGGAGGTGGAGCACATGGGCGAGATCCTTGCCGAGCACAGCCCCTTCAGAAAGGGCGAGCGGCAGGATAACTGA
- a CDS encoding glycerophosphodiester phosphodiesterase, with the protein MSEIAWLTAQPVAHRGYHDMNNTVWENTLSAFSRAIEAGFAIECDLHYAADGVPVVFHDDDLQRLCNLPGALRDRSSQELGLLSVGGTRDRIPTLKKLLQLCDGKVPLVLELKGKVGEDAGFAETVLEVLDGYKGHVALMSFDHWLLKDLKALKPPYPVGLTADGFKPETFFAHDEAMQLGLDFISYFHGDLPNDFVTAQRQRGIPVITWTVRDEAGIKRTLANADQMTFEGFDPRESPILIHDR; encoded by the coding sequence ATGAGCGAGATCGCCTGGCTCACGGCGCAACCGGTTGCGCATCGCGGCTATCACGACATGAACAATACCGTCTGGGAGAATACGCTTTCGGCGTTTTCCCGCGCCATCGAGGCCGGGTTTGCGATCGAGTGCGACCTGCACTACGCCGCCGACGGCGTTCCGGTGGTCTTCCACGATGACGATCTGCAGCGGCTTTGCAACCTGCCGGGCGCACTGCGCGACCGCAGTTCGCAGGAACTGGGCCTGCTCTCGGTCGGTGGCACCAGGGACCGCATTCCGACGCTCAAAAAGCTACTGCAGCTCTGCGACGGCAAGGTGCCGCTGGTTCTCGAACTTAAAGGCAAGGTGGGCGAGGATGCCGGCTTTGCAGAGACGGTGCTGGAAGTGCTCGACGGCTACAAGGGCCATGTCGCGCTGATGAGCTTCGATCACTGGCTGCTCAAGGATCTGAAGGCGCTGAAGCCGCCCTACCCGGTCGGCCTCACCGCCGACGGTTTCAAGCCTGAGACGTTTTTTGCCCATGACGAAGCCATGCAACTGGGCCTAGACTTCATCTCGTATTTTCACGGCGACCTGCCGAACGATTTCGTGACGGCGCAGCGCCAGCGCGGCATACCGGTCATCACCTGGACCGTGCGCGACGAGGCGGGGATTAAGCGGACGCTCGCCAACGCCGACCAGATGACATTCGAAGGTTTCGACCCCAGGGAAAGCCCTATCCTCATCCATGACAGATGA
- the rpsB gene encoding 30S ribosomal protein S2, with protein MALPDFSMRQLLEAGVHFGHQTHRWNPKMKPYIFGDRSNIHIIDLQQTVPLLSRALQVVSDTVARGGRVLFVGTKRQASEIIADSAKRSAQYYVNSRWLGGMMTNWKTISNSIQRLRKLDEILNGDAQGFTKKERLNLEREREKLDKALGGIRDMGGTPDLMFIIDTNKEKIAIDEAKRLGIPVVAIIDSNCDPDQIDYPIPGNDDASRAISLYCELISRAAIDGIARQQGSSGRDLGAAFEAPLEPTLEEEAAPAPQA; from the coding sequence ATGGCATTGCCCGATTTTTCTATGCGCCAGCTTCTCGAAGCCGGCGTTCACTTCGGCCACCAGACACACCGCTGGAACCCGAAGATGAAGCCATACATCTTTGGCGACCGCAGCAACATCCACATCATCGACCTTCAGCAGACCGTTCCTTTGCTCAGCCGCGCCCTGCAGGTTGTCAGCGACACCGTTGCCCGTGGCGGCCGCGTCCTGTTCGTCGGCACCAAGCGCCAGGCGTCTGAAATCATCGCTGACAGCGCAAAGCGTTCGGCTCAGTATTATGTCAACTCGCGTTGGCTCGGCGGCATGATGACGAACTGGAAGACCATCTCCAATTCGATCCAGCGCCTGCGCAAGCTCGACGAGATCCTGAACGGCGACGCCCAGGGCTTCACCAAGAAGGAACGCCTCAACCTCGAGCGCGAACGCGAAAAGCTGGACAAGGCTCTCGGCGGTATCCGCGACATGGGCGGCACACCTGACCTGATGTTCATCATCGACACCAACAAGGAAAAGATTGCCATCGACGAAGCAAAGCGTCTCGGCATCCCGGTTGTTGCGATCATCGACTCGAACTGCGATCCGGATCAGATCGATTACCCGATCCCGGGCAACGACGACGCCTCGCGCGCCATCTCGCTCTATTGCGAACTGATCTCGCGCGCTGCCATCGACGGCATCGCCCGTCAGCAGGGCTCTTCCGGCCGCGATCTCGGCGCTGCTTTCGAAGCACCGCTCGAGCCGACCCTGGAAGAAGAAGCTGCTCCTGCTCCGCAGGCTTGA
- a CDS encoding phosphatidate cytidylyltransferase: MSRELRLRIISGVVMAVVVLLATWHGGSAFRLLASVIGLLIYYEWSTITGLRDRDFPGAALGWLAVGVIVIATLARESVYAVGALLLFTVLSMGLVAARRKSWWLPAGIVYAGLTVIAMSEIRDDDFLGFVLMLFVFATVWATDILAYFVGRALRGPKLAPRISPGKTWSGAAGGTLAAVIIGPAVVWCFFPGTGLRVVFVALLLSVCSQAGDLFESFIKRRFGVKDSGDLIPGHGGVMDRADGLVFACFAGFLLAIVLSLMAGGEMSSLGGVLLGV, from the coding sequence ATGAGCCGCGAACTCAGGCTTCGAATTATCTCGGGCGTCGTCATGGCAGTCGTGGTCCTGTTGGCCACCTGGCACGGCGGCTCGGCGTTCCGGCTGCTGGCATCGGTGATCGGGCTCCTCATCTACTACGAGTGGTCGACCATCACCGGCCTCCGGGATCGCGACTTTCCCGGCGCTGCCCTCGGCTGGCTTGCCGTCGGTGTCATTGTCATCGCTACGCTGGCGCGAGAATCGGTCTACGCAGTCGGTGCGCTGCTGCTTTTCACGGTTCTCAGCATGGGCCTCGTTGCGGCCCGGCGAAAAAGCTGGTGGTTGCCGGCGGGCATCGTCTATGCAGGCCTGACGGTTATCGCCATGTCGGAAATCCGCGACGACGACTTTCTCGGCTTCGTATTGATGCTGTTCGTTTTTGCGACCGTCTGGGCAACCGACATCCTTGCCTACTTTGTCGGTCGCGCGCTGCGCGGGCCGAAGCTTGCGCCGCGCATTTCCCCCGGCAAGACGTGGTCGGGAGCCGCCGGTGGCACACTGGCGGCAGTGATCATCGGCCCGGCGGTCGTCTGGTGCTTTTTTCCCGGCACGGGTCTCCGGGTGGTATTCGTGGCTCTGCTACTGTCGGTCTGCAGTCAGGCCGGCGACCTATTCGAGTCCTTTATCAAGCGCCGTTTCGGCGTCAAGGACTCCGGCGATCTCATTCCCGGACATGGTGGCGTGATGGATCGCGCCGACGGCCTCGTTTTCGCTTGTTTTGCAGGCTTCTTGTTAGCTATCGTGCTGTCGTTGATGGCGGGAGGCGAGATGTCGTCCTTGGGCGGCGTGTTGCTGGGTGTCTGA
- a CDS encoding isoprenyl transferase, with translation MSESSLMIVPEHVAIIMDGNGRWASARGLPRTMGHRKGVDAVRETVRAAGDVGIKYLTLFAFSSENWRRPEAEVTDLLGLLKAFIRRDLSELHRQNVRIRVIGDRQNLRGDILPLLIEAEETTKNNTALTLVIAFNYGSRDEIARAIVSLAKDVEAGRLRPQDITPALIDGRLDTAGIPDPDLIIRTSGEERLSNFLLWQAAYSEFMFVPDYWPDFSRALFLSALERYAARDRRFGALSAKPTAAVGL, from the coding sequence ATGTCAGAGTCTAGCCTTATGATAGTCCCCGAGCACGTCGCCATCATCATGGACGGCAACGGCCGTTGGGCCAGTGCGCGTGGCCTGCCGCGCACCATGGGGCATCGCAAGGGCGTCGACGCAGTCCGCGAGACCGTTCGCGCTGCTGGCGATGTCGGTATCAAGTACCTGACTTTGTTTGCGTTTTCTTCGGAGAACTGGCGCCGTCCAGAGGCCGAGGTCACCGACCTGCTTGGGCTTCTGAAGGCATTCATCCGTCGCGACCTCAGCGAGTTGCACCGGCAGAATGTCCGCATCCGCGTGATCGGCGATCGCCAGAACCTCCGGGGAGACATCCTGCCGCTGCTGATCGAGGCGGAAGAGACGACCAAGAACAATACCGCGCTGACGCTGGTCATCGCCTTCAACTACGGCTCCCGCGACGAGATAGCCCGCGCGATAGTCAGCCTTGCCAAAGATGTCGAGGCGGGACGTTTGCGGCCTCAGGATATCACGCCGGCGTTGATCGACGGGCGCTTGGATACAGCCGGAATTCCCGACCCGGACCTCATCATCCGCACCAGCGGCGAGGAGCGGCTCTCCAACTTCCTGCTGTGGCAGGCTGCCTATTCCGAGTTCATGTTCGTACCTGACTACTGGCCGGATTTCAGCCGCGCCCTGTTCCTGTCCGCGCTCGAGCGCTATGCAGCTCGTGATCGCCGCTTCGGCGCCCTGTCGGCCAAGCCGACCGCCGCTGTGGGTCTGTAA
- the frr gene encoding ribosome recycling factor, which translates to MSGNTDLNEIKRRMDGAISAFKGDIASLRTGRASANILDPVTVDAYGSRVPLNQVANITIPEARMLSVSVWDKSMVSAVDRAIRESNLGLNPIMDGQNLRIPLPELNEERRRSLVKVAHEYAEKAKVAIRNVRRDGMDGLKKAEKDGALGQDETRAKSDRVQKMTDDSISDIDRLLIDKEKEIMQV; encoded by the coding sequence ATGAGTGGCAACACCGACCTCAACGAAATCAAGCGCCGCATGGACGGCGCGATTTCCGCCTTCAAGGGCGACATCGCCTCGCTGCGCACCGGCCGTGCGTCGGCAAATATCCTCGATCCGGTAACGGTCGATGCTTACGGTTCGCGCGTGCCGCTGAACCAGGTTGCCAACATCACCATTCCGGAAGCCCGGATGCTCTCCGTCTCCGTCTGGGACAAGTCCATGGTGAGCGCCGTCGATCGCGCCATTCGTGAATCGAACCTCGGCCTCAACCCGATCATGGATGGCCAGAACCTGCGTATTCCGCTGCCAGAACTCAACGAGGAGCGTCGCCGCTCGCTCGTCAAGGTCGCCCACGAATATGCCGAGAAGGCGAAGGTTGCGATTCGCAACGTCCGCCGCGATGGCATGGACGGCCTGAAGAAAGCTGAAAAGGACGGGGCTCTCGGCCAGGACGAAACACGCGCCAAATCGGACCGCGTGCAGAAGATGACGGATGACTCGATTTCCGACATCGACCGCTTGCTCATCGATAAGGAAAAGGAAATCATGCAGGTTTAG
- a CDS encoding cell envelope integrity EipB family protein yields MFRSSLAAVLLGGTGALCLSFATAQAAGPSGLVAHRAIYDLELKDATDRSGIAGMYGRMVYEFTGSDCSGFTTNFRFVTQIDTGDATRMSDQQTTTFEDLTKRTFKFETKSFTDDALDKDVRGAAADSAKGVKVDLAQPSAKQIDLAESRFPTEHMLDIIRNAKLGKPFFEAHVFDGSDDGDRSLAATTVVGKAETPKAGDTTDADKAGAFAKTPFWPVTVAYFNEKAHGDATPVYRMSFKLYENGITRDLTMDYGDFVLTGKLTKLEMLDAKACN; encoded by the coding sequence ATGTTCCGTTCGAGTCTTGCCGCGGTTCTCCTTGGCGGCACAGGCGCTCTTTGCCTGTCTTTTGCAACGGCGCAGGCAGCCGGTCCGAGCGGGCTGGTGGCCCATCGTGCGATCTACGATCTCGAACTCAAGGACGCCACCGATCGCTCCGGTATCGCCGGCATGTACGGTCGCATGGTCTATGAATTCACCGGTTCTGACTGCTCCGGCTTCACCACCAATTTCCGGTTCGTGACCCAGATCGATACTGGCGACGCGACCCGCATGAGCGACCAGCAGACGACGACCTTCGAGGACCTGACGAAGCGAACTTTCAAGTTCGAGACGAAGTCGTTCACCGACGACGCGCTTGACAAGGATGTCCGTGGTGCAGCCGCCGACAGCGCCAAGGGCGTCAAGGTCGATCTGGCACAGCCGTCTGCCAAGCAGATCGATCTGGCCGAGAGCCGCTTCCCGACCGAGCATATGCTCGACATCATCCGCAACGCCAAGCTCGGCAAGCCTTTCTTTGAGGCCCATGTCTTCGACGGGTCGGACGATGGCGACCGGTCGCTTGCCGCAACCACCGTGGTCGGCAAGGCGGAGACGCCGAAGGCCGGCGACACCACGGACGCCGACAAGGCGGGAGCCTTCGCCAAGACGCCGTTCTGGCCTGTGACAGTCGCATACTTCAACGAGAAGGCCCATGGAGACGCGACGCCCGTCTACCGCATGTCGTTCAAGCTCTATGAGAACGGCATCACCCGCGACCTGACGATGGACTATGGCGATTTCGTCTTGACGGGAAAGCTCACCAAGCTGGAAATGCTGGACGCCAAAGCCTGCAATTAG
- the tsf gene encoding translation elongation factor Ts, with translation MAEITAALVKELREKSGAGMMDCKKALTETAGDMEAAIDWLRAKGISKADKKSGRTAAEGLIGVASAGTSAVVVEVNSETDFVARNDAFQAIVRNIAKVALTTDGSVDAVAAATYPDSEKSVADTIKDAVGTIGENMNLRRTVLLSVTSGVVSTYIHNAVSDGLGKLGVLVALESTGDKDALNAIGRQVAMHIAATAPLALRPEDVDAAVAERERNVFIEQARESGKPEAIIEKMVDGRMRKFFEEVALLSQAFVINPDLTVGAAIKEAEKAVGAPIEITGMARLLLGDGVEKEETDFAAEVAAVAKG, from the coding sequence ATGGCTGAAATCACGGCTGCACTGGTAAAGGAACTGCGCGAAAAGAGCGGCGCAGGCATGATGGACTGCAAGAAGGCACTCACCGAGACCGCCGGCGACATGGAAGCCGCGATCGACTGGCTGCGCGCCAAGGGTATCTCCAAGGCTGACAAGAAGTCCGGCCGCACGGCTGCCGAAGGCCTCATCGGCGTTGCCAGCGCCGGCACATCGGCCGTTGTCGTGGAAGTCAACTCCGAGACCGACTTCGTTGCCCGTAACGATGCCTTCCAGGCTATCGTCCGCAACATCGCCAAGGTTGCCCTGACGACCGATGGCTCGGTCGACGCCGTTGCCGCTGCGACCTATCCGGATTCTGAGAAGTCCGTCGCCGACACCATCAAGGATGCCGTCGGCACCATCGGTGAGAACATGAACCTGCGTCGCACGGTTCTGCTGTCGGTAACGTCGGGTGTCGTCTCGACCTACATCCACAACGCAGTCTCCGACGGCCTCGGCAAGCTCGGCGTTCTCGTTGCCCTCGAATCGACCGGCGACAAGGATGCGCTGAATGCCATCGGTCGCCAGGTTGCCATGCACATCGCTGCCACGGCACCGCTCGCCCTGCGTCCTGAAGATGTCGATGCTGCCGTTGCCGAGCGCGAACGCAACGTGTTCATCGAACAGGCTCGCGAATCCGGCAAGCCGGAAGCCATCATCGAAAAGATGGTCGATGGCCGCATGCGCAAGTTCTTCGAGGAAGTCGCTCTTCTGTCGCAGGCTTTCGTCATCAACCCTGACCTGACCGTTGGAGCTGCCATCAAGGAAGCCGAAAAGGCAGTCGGCGCGCCGATCGAGATCACTGGCATGGCACGCCTGCTGCTCGGCGATGGCGTCGAGAAGGAAGAGACTGACTTCGCAGCTGAAGTCGCTGCCGTCGCCAAGGGCTGA